A genome region from Streptomyces pratensis includes the following:
- a CDS encoding YbaK/EbsC family protein produces MYASVPEVPADTPADDSAYLRLISLLDENGARYRVIDHAPEGRTEEVSRHRGHPVSQGAKCLVVMVKTGKRTKRYFLAVVPGDARVDLPGLKALAEGSYVSFASADRAEALSGSVSGTILPFSFHPDLELVVDPGVLEHEEIYFNAARLDRSLALDTQDYRDHLLRVGARIQPITAKETEAAVP; encoded by the coding sequence CGCCTATCTGCGGCTCATCTCGCTGCTCGACGAGAACGGCGCCCGCTACCGCGTCATCGACCATGCTCCCGAAGGGCGCACCGAGGAGGTCAGCCGGCACCGGGGGCACCCTGTGTCACAGGGGGCCAAGTGCCTTGTCGTCATGGTCAAGACGGGCAAGCGCACCAAGCGCTACTTCCTGGCAGTCGTCCCGGGGGACGCCCGGGTCGACCTGCCGGGGCTGAAAGCCCTGGCGGAGGGGAGTTACGTGTCGTTCGCGTCCGCGGACAGGGCCGAGGCGTTGTCCGGGAGCGTCAGCGGCACGATTCTGCCGTTCAGCTTCCATCCGGATCTCGAACTCGTCGTGGATCCCGGGGTCCTGGAGCACGAGGAGATCTACTTCAACGCCGCACGGCTCGACCGGTCCCTCGCTCTGGACACGCAGGACTACAGGGACCACCTTCTTCGCGTCGGCGCGCGCATCCAGCCGATCACCGCGAAGGAGACGGAAGCGGCCGTCCCGTGA